From a region of the Mucilaginibacter auburnensis genome:
- a CDS encoding PspC domain-containing protein produces the protein MLQKLITFFERYSFGVCTYLGERFNVSISKIRLFFIYSSFLAVGFPLIFYFFAGIVLDIRNYVKRGRAGIADR, from the coding sequence ATGCTACAAAAGTTGATCACCTTTTTTGAACGTTACTCCTTTGGGGTTTGTACTTATTTAGGCGAACGCTTTAACGTTTCTATTTCCAAGATCAGGTTATTTTTTATTTATTCTTCTTTCTTAGCTGTAGGCTTTCCGCTTATATTTTACTTCTTCGCAGGTATTGTGCTTGACATCCGCAACTACGTAAAGCGTGGCCGCGCCGGTATTGCCGACAGGTAA
- a CDS encoding chaperone modulator CbpM: protein MRTESLIAAKQFCIYHEVEDTFIAELKDAGLIEITIIDQEHYIPEHELQKLERLIRLHNELEINTAGIEAITHLLQRLEAVQEEMRLLRNRLTAYE, encoded by the coding sequence ATGAGAACAGAGAGTTTAATAGCTGCCAAACAATTTTGCATTTACCACGAGGTAGAAGATACATTTATTGCAGAGTTGAAAGATGCAGGGTTAATTGAGATCACCATAATAGATCAGGAGCACTACATTCCTGAACATGAATTGCAGAAACTGGAACGGTTGATACGCCTGCACAATGAGCTGGAAATTAACACTGCAGGCATAGAAGCAATAACCCACCTGTTGCAGCGCCTGGAAGCTGTTCAGGAAGAGATGCGCCTGCTTAGAAACAGGTTAACGGCGTATGAATAG
- a CDS encoding multidrug effflux MFS transporter, producing the protein MTKKKYFLTVLILGCLTALSPFSIDMYLPGFPDIAKSLNTTTAQVALSLSSYFIGLAGGQLLYGPLLDRFGRKPPLYIGLAVYIAASIGCFMAADINTLIILRFVQAVGGCAAGVASMTMVRDLFPVEENAKVFALLILVLGASPMVAPTVGGYVTAAFNWHLIFVILGLMAVLLIPAVIWLPDTYQPNVNYSLKPSPIINSFWGVAKTPQFITYALAGALSFMGLFVYVSGSPMVFMEIFKVGAKTYGWIFAGLSIGFIGASQVNNILLKKFTSEQIARTALTVQVISSTVFFIGSYYGIFGLAGTIAMVFIMLCCVGTTNPNASALSLAPFATNAGTASSLLGALQLGLGSFSTMLISYFNSPTTVPMSGIMAASAIMALVVLLVGRRFIKHQVKATGTVVGGH; encoded by the coding sequence ATGACAAAAAAGAAATACTTTCTCACTGTGTTGATTTTAGGCTGCTTGACAGCACTTTCGCCTTTTTCTATTGATATGTATTTGCCCGGTTTCCCGGATATAGCAAAATCATTGAATACCACTACGGCACAGGTTGCTTTGTCGCTATCCAGTTATTTTATTGGGCTGGCAGGCGGACAATTATTATACGGCCCTTTGCTTGACAGATTTGGCCGTAAACCACCGCTATACATTGGCCTGGCAGTTTACATAGCCGCATCTATAGGCTGTTTTATGGCGGCAGACATTAACACATTAATTATACTTCGGTTTGTTCAAGCAGTGGGTGGCTGCGCTGCCGGTGTTGCGTCAATGACCATGGTGCGTGATCTGTTCCCTGTGGAGGAAAACGCTAAAGTATTTGCCTTGTTGATTTTGGTTTTAGGTGCATCGCCAATGGTTGCGCCAACAGTTGGCGGTTATGTTACCGCCGCTTTCAACTGGCATTTAATATTTGTAATATTAGGTTTGATGGCCGTATTACTAATACCGGCTGTAATATGGCTGCCGGATACTTATCAACCTAATGTAAATTACTCCCTAAAGCCGTCACCTATCATTAACAGCTTTTGGGGTGTAGCCAAAACTCCGCAGTTTATTACCTACGCATTGGCAGGTGCCTTATCATTCATGGGTTTATTTGTTTATGTATCGGGGTCGCCAATGGTGTTTATGGAGATATTTAAAGTAGGCGCCAAAACCTACGGGTGGATATTTGCCGGATTGTCGATCGGCTTCATCGGTGCAAGTCAGGTCAATAATATTCTGCTTAAAAAATTTACCAGCGAGCAAATTGCACGTACTGCGCTAACTGTTCAGGTTATTAGTTCAACCGTGTTTTTTATAGGTTCCTATTACGGCATATTCGGGTTAGCCGGAACTATTGCTATGGTTTTTATTATGTTATGCTGCGTTGGTACTACCAACCCCAATGCTTCAGCATTGTCATTGGCACCATTCGCAACAAACGCAGGTACAGCATCATCACTGTTAGGTGCCTTGCAGTTGGGTTTAGGCTCTTTCAGTACCATGCTTATCAGTTATTTCAATAGTCCTACTACAGTACCTATGTCGGGCATTATGGCTGCATCGGCAATAATGGCTTTGGTAGTATTGTTGGTAGGAAGGCGTTTTATTAAACACCAGGTTAAGGCAACCGGCACTGTGGTAGGCGGGCATTAG
- a CDS encoding MmcQ/YjbR family DNA-binding protein, which translates to MVEIEAVRAFALSLPGTEEYDHFGKPAFRANKRTFATLWVPEQRAMVKLSLIDQSVFSAFDPTVIYPVPNKWGLQGCTFFDLTNVRQDMLEDALTTAWQATSQKRTGKKK; encoded by the coding sequence ATGGTCGAAATAGAAGCTGTTAGAGCATTCGCGCTTTCACTGCCCGGCACGGAGGAATACGACCATTTTGGCAAACCGGCTTTCCGCGCTAATAAACGTACATTTGCTACACTTTGGGTACCCGAGCAACGTGCCATGGTCAAGCTTTCGCTAATAGACCAATCGGTATTTTCAGCATTTGACCCTACAGTGATCTATCCGGTTCCAAACAAGTGGGGCTTACAGGGATGTACCTTTTTTGATTTGACTAACGTAAGACAAGACATGCTGGAAGATGCCCTAACCACCGCCTGGCAAGCCACTTCACAAAAACGTACCGGCAAGAAAAAATGA
- a CDS encoding metallophosphoesterase — MRRGNFLPIFLIVALISFLLDWYVFSGLKTLTADWKSQIARAVLTYGFPLLSVAVTIIFLISFGTMRGRAGMNHFNEWMLSLFLGFLVTKLVFAIILGLGDLGGVFVGVYNLATQPKGTAHFPGRRKFISELAVLIAAFPFFGFLYAIVRGKYDYRVHRKTIYFDELPEAFDGFTITQLSDIHSGSFDNEAAMQKGIDLAQAQKSDLFVFTGDLVNNHSDEIEQYIDNFSKLRSPYGQYSILGNHDYGDYVQWGSEKEKADNLDKLKRHHKEIGFRLLLDEHIELEKNGQKITLVGIQNWGRGFVQIGDLNKAMRGVDKDAFKILLSHDPTHWEEQVRKYPVDIHLTLSGHTHGAQFGVEVAGIRWSPVQYRYLNWAGLIHQKNRYLYVNRGFGFLAFSGRLGIWPEITVITLKKKTA, encoded by the coding sequence ATGCGCAGAGGCAATTTCCTTCCCATTTTTTTAATAGTTGCATTAATTAGTTTCCTTTTAGACTGGTACGTATTCTCCGGACTAAAAACTTTAACTGCAGACTGGAAATCGCAAATTGCACGGGCGGTGCTTACTTACGGATTCCCGCTCCTATCTGTAGCAGTGACCATTATTTTTTTAATAAGTTTTGGCACCATGCGTGGCCGTGCGGGCATGAACCATTTTAATGAGTGGATGTTAAGCCTGTTTTTGGGTTTTTTAGTAACTAAGCTGGTTTTTGCCATTATACTTGGCCTGGGCGATCTGGGTGGTGTTTTTGTGGGCGTTTATAATTTGGCTACTCAACCAAAAGGAACAGCACACTTTCCCGGCCGTAGAAAATTCATCAGCGAATTGGCCGTTCTAATAGCCGCGTTTCCTTTCTTCGGATTTTTGTATGCCATTGTAAGGGGCAAGTACGATTACCGGGTGCACCGCAAAACCATTTACTTTGATGAATTGCCCGAAGCGTTTGATGGCTTTACCATTACGCAGCTATCAGATATTCACTCAGGAAGTTTTGATAATGAGGCCGCTATGCAAAAAGGTATTGACCTTGCGCAGGCCCAGAAAAGCGATCTGTTTGTATTTACCGGCGATCTGGTTAATAACCATTCCGACGAGATAGAGCAGTACATAGACAACTTCAGCAAACTGCGTTCACCTTACGGGCAATATTCCATTTTAGGCAATCATGATTACGGTGATTATGTTCAGTGGGGCAGCGAAAAGGAAAAAGCTGATAATCTGGATAAACTCAAACGTCACCATAAAGAAATCGGCTTCCGTTTGCTTTTAGATGAGCACATCGAACTGGAAAAAAATGGTCAAAAAATAACATTGGTAGGTATTCAAAACTGGGGACGTGGTTTTGTGCAAATAGGCGACCTGAACAAAGCAATGCGTGGCGTAGACAAAGACGCTTTCAAAATATTGCTATCTCACGACCCAACCCACTGGGAAGAGCAGGTACGTAAGTATCCGGTTGATATTCATTTAACTTTATCCGGCCATACGCACGGCGCTCAGTTTGGTGTTGAGGTTGCCGGTATACGTTGGAGCCCGGTTCAATACCGTTACCTTAACTGGGCCGGTTTGATCCATCAAAAAAACCGTTACCTGTACGTTAATCGTGGTTTCGGCTTCCTTGCCTTCTCTGGCCGGTTAGGCATCTGGCCGGAAATAACCGTTATTACGCTCAAAAAGAAAACAGCTTAA
- a CDS encoding DUF2851 family protein encodes MLITEDFLHYVWKFRLFERSAFQTVDGIELEINSAGLHNTDSGPDFHNARIRIGDTSWAGNVEIHINASDWQKHNHNTDNAYRNVILHVVYNNDAPVFLPDGRPIPTLELKNRIPDDLYARYHNLIYGQKTIIPCEASISKLDDFTLRTWFTRVLVERLEKKSAAVISALEVNRGDWEETFYQFLAANFGFKVNALPFELMARSLPQNILAKNKSNPLAIEALIFGQAGMLGDDFEDEYPRRLKQEYDFLRKKYNLSPIEKHLWKFMRLRPQNFPTIRLSQFAALIVSSNHLFSKVLDIRDVKALPDLFDGIKVNEYWDDRYRFDKPSKPAAKNLGSASINVLLLNTLAVFLFSYGKHHQQEYYINRSLKLLESLPGEQNQIIDDFKAVGIKAASAFESQALLELKNYYCNYKKCLQCSVGNKILKLA; translated from the coding sequence ATGCTTATCACAGAGGATTTTTTGCATTATGTATGGAAGTTCCGCTTGTTTGAACGTTCCGCATTTCAAACTGTAGACGGCATTGAACTGGAGATCAATTCTGCCGGTTTACACAATACAGATTCCGGTCCTGACTTTCATAATGCCCGCATCCGTATTGGCGATACCTCATGGGCAGGTAATGTTGAGATACACATTAACGCGTCCGACTGGCAAAAGCATAACCACAATACCGATAATGCCTACAGGAATGTGATACTGCACGTTGTTTACAATAATGATGCACCGGTTTTTCTACCTGACGGACGGCCGATCCCTACTCTCGAATTAAAGAACCGCATTCCGGATGACTTATACGCCCGATATCATAATTTAATTTACGGCCAGAAGACCATCATTCCGTGCGAAGCGAGCATATCCAAACTGGACGATTTTACGCTGCGCACCTGGTTTACCCGGGTATTGGTTGAGCGCTTAGAAAAGAAATCAGCAGCGGTAATTTCTGCGCTTGAGGTAAACCGCGGCGATTGGGAAGAGACTTTTTATCAGTTTTTAGCGGCTAACTTTGGCTTTAAGGTGAACGCTTTGCCGTTTGAATTGATGGCACGCTCACTGCCGCAAAATATACTGGCGAAAAACAAAAGTAATCCGCTGGCTATTGAGGCTCTAATATTTGGGCAGGCCGGTATGTTAGGCGACGATTTTGAAGATGAATACCCGCGCCGCTTAAAACAAGAGTATGATTTTCTTCGGAAAAAATATAACCTCTCTCCTATTGAAAAACACCTTTGGAAATTTATGCGTTTGCGGCCGCAAAACTTCCCGACCATAAGGCTGTCACAGTTTGCCGCATTGATAGTCAGTTCCAATCACCTGTTCTCGAAAGTGCTGGACATACGGGATGTTAAAGCATTACCGGATCTGTTTGATGGCATAAAAGTAAATGAATACTGGGATGACAGGTACAGGTTTGATAAGCCATCAAAACCAGCAGCAAAAAATTTAGGCTCTGCATCAATTAATGTATTACTTTTAAACACTTTAGCTGTATTTTTGTTCAGCTATGGTAAGCACCATCAGCAAGAGTACTACATTAACCGTAGCCTCAAGTTGTTGGAGAGTTTACCCGGCGAACAAAATCAGATCATTGACGATTTTAAAGCCGTAGGAATAAAGGCAGCGTCGGCGTTTGAGTCTCAGGCTTTGCTGGAGCTGAAAAATTATTATTGTAATTATAAGAAATGCCTGCAATGCAGCGTTGGTAATAAAATATTGAAGTTAGCTTGA
- the lysA gene encoding diaminopimelate decarboxylase — MFNQNTVSRFQGIETPFYFYNMEVLRQTLAACHSASSKYNFHVHYAMKANFNPRVLEMIQSFGFGADCVSGGEVQAAIEHGFGKDKVVFAGVGKSDREINAALDADIFCFNVESVQELTIINELAQAKNKTAGVAIRINPNVDAHTHHYITTGLDENKFGINTWQLNDVVETLRACKNLQFLGIHFHIGSQITDLEVYRSLCIRINEMQEWFEDRGLKVKILNAGGGLGVDYYNPDTNTVANFEGYFKVFKDFLNVKPGQEVHFELGRALVAQCASLISRVLYVKNGQKKNFLVLDAGMTELMRPMLYQAYHEIENISRQANSPEVEKSEGLKDTIHYDVVGPICESTDCFRKDVELPESFRGDLIAVRTAGAYGEVMASGYNLRNRAESVYSN; from the coding sequence ATGTTCAACCAAAATACAGTTTCGCGTTTCCAGGGCATTGAAACGCCGTTTTATTTCTACAATATGGAAGTGTTGCGCCAAACGCTGGCAGCATGCCACTCAGCTTCATCAAAATACAACTTCCATGTACATTATGCCATGAAGGCCAACTTTAACCCCAGGGTGTTAGAGATGATCCAATCTTTTGGTTTTGGTGCCGATTGTGTGAGCGGCGGTGAGGTACAGGCAGCAATTGAGCATGGCTTTGGTAAAGACAAGGTGGTATTTGCTGGTGTGGGTAAATCTGACCGGGAGATCAATGCTGCTTTAGATGCCGACATATTCTGCTTTAACGTTGAATCTGTACAGGAACTGACCATCATTAATGAATTAGCTCAGGCCAAAAACAAAACAGCTGGTGTAGCTATTCGCATCAACCCCAACGTTGACGCGCACACCCACCACTACATTACCACCGGTTTAGACGAAAATAAATTCGGCATTAATACCTGGCAGTTAAATGATGTGGTAGAAACACTGCGCGCGTGCAAAAACCTGCAGTTTTTGGGCATACACTTCCATATCGGTTCACAAATTACAGATCTGGAAGTTTACCGTAGCCTGTGCATCCGCATTAATGAAATGCAGGAGTGGTTTGAAGACCGCGGACTTAAAGTTAAAATTTTGAACGCGGGAGGCGGTTTAGGTGTAGACTATTACAATCCTGATACCAACACCGTAGCCAACTTTGAGGGCTACTTTAAAGTATTTAAAGATTTTCTGAATGTAAAACCGGGTCAGGAAGTGCATTTTGAATTAGGCCGTGCTTTAGTTGCACAATGTGCCTCATTAATATCAAGGGTACTCTACGTAAAAAACGGCCAGAAAAAGAATTTCCTGGTTTTAGATGCAGGTATGACCGAGCTAATGCGCCCTATGTTGTACCAGGCTTATCACGAAATTGAGAATATCAGCAGGCAAGCTAATAGTCCGGAAGTCGAAAAGTCCGAAGGTTTGAAAGATACTATTCATTATGACGTTGTTGGGCCTATTTGCGAGAGTACGGATTGTTTCCGTAAGGATGTGGAGCTTCCGGAATCATTCCGTGGCGACCTGATAGCTGTACGTACCGCAGGCGCTTATGGGGAAGTAATGGCTTCGGGGTATAATTTGAGGAATAGAGCAGAGAGCGTTTATTCGAATTAA
- a CDS encoding aspartate kinase, translated as MKVLKFGGTSVGSPERMKKLLDIIDASERQIVVLSAVSGTTNSLVEIAQAYQSSDKAKAAQLISILKEKYEVFIKELFAQPEFLRQGKEVIDYHFSLLSSLANDLFTTIEEKIILAQGELLSTTLYHVYLKEIGVPSVLLPALDFMKTDEDNEPVVDYITSHLTPLLEQYPDNKIFITQGYICRNAFGEIDNLRRGGSDYTASLIGAGIRSEEIQIWTDIDGMHNNDPRIVKGTAPIAQLSFDEAAELAYFGAKILHPQSVFPAQKYKIPVRLLNTMEPKAQGTLITNDSEKNKIKSIAAKDGITAIKIVSSRMLLAYGFLRRVFEVFERYRTSIDMITTSEVAVSLSIDDTTYLKEILAELEAFGNVEIDTEQTIICVVGDFAADKHGFGSRVLEALKHLPLRMISYGGSDHNLSVLIKTEDKVEALRSLHSRLF; from the coding sequence ATGAAAGTTTTAAAATTTGGCGGAACATCAGTAGGCAGTCCCGAGCGGATGAAGAAACTGTTGGATATTATTGATGCTTCCGAAAGGCAGATAGTTGTACTATCGGCAGTATCGGGTACAACCAACAGTTTGGTAGAAATAGCACAAGCTTATCAAAGCAGTGATAAGGCAAAGGCGGCTCAATTAATCAGCATCTTAAAGGAAAAGTACGAGGTTTTTATTAAAGAACTTTTTGCCCAACCCGAGTTTTTAAGACAAGGTAAGGAAGTAATAGATTATCACTTTTCGTTACTGAGCAGTCTGGCTAATGACCTTTTCACTACTATTGAAGAGAAGATCATTCTGGCACAAGGCGAGTTACTTTCAACCACATTATACCATGTTTATCTAAAAGAAATTGGCGTTCCTTCAGTATTGTTGCCCGCGCTTGATTTTATGAAGACAGACGAGGACAATGAACCTGTGGTTGACTACATTACTTCGCACCTTACGCCACTTTTAGAACAATATCCTGATAATAAAATATTTATTACCCAGGGTTACATTTGCCGCAATGCATTTGGCGAGATTGACAATCTGCGCCGTGGCGGAAGCGATTATACGGCATCACTGATTGGTGCAGGCATCCGCAGTGAAGAAATACAGATATGGACAGATATTGATGGCATGCACAATAATGATCCGCGGATTGTTAAAGGCACCGCTCCTATCGCCCAACTTTCATTTGATGAGGCTGCCGAACTGGCTTACTTCGGCGCTAAAATATTGCATCCGCAAAGCGTGTTCCCGGCGCAGAAGTACAAAATACCGGTACGACTGCTTAACACCATGGAGCCGAAAGCGCAAGGCACCCTGATCACTAATGATAGCGAAAAGAATAAAATAAAATCTATTGCCGCTAAAGACGGTATTACCGCTATAAAAATTGTATCGAGCCGCATGTTGCTGGCTTACGGCTTTTTACGCCGTGTGTTTGAAGTTTTTGAACGATACAGAACGTCTATTGATATGATCACCACTTCGGAAGTGGCCGTATCATTGAGTATAGACGACACAACTTACCTGAAAGAGATCTTGGCAGAGTTAGAGGCTTTTGGCAATGTAGAAATTGATACCGAACAAACCATTATTTGTGTGGTTGGCGATTTTGCTGCCGATAAGCATGGCTTTGGTTCGCGTGTGTTGGAAGCTTTAAAGCATTTACCATTACGTATGATCAGCTACGGCGGCAGTGACCATAACCTTTCGGTATTGATAAAAACCGAAGATAAAGTGGAAGCTTTGAGAAGTTTGCATAGCAGACTGTTTTAG
- a CDS encoding DnaJ C-terminal domain-containing protein produces the protein MAFIDYYKVLGLDKSASDKDIKNAYRKLARKYHPDLNPNDEEANKKFQQLNEANEVLSDPEKRKKYDKYGENWQHGEAYEQAQQQRQQRQYGGGGGQAFDFEGFGNGGDFSDFFQSMFGGAAGGGRGRQARYRGQDYNAELQLDLTQIAETHKQTLTVNGKNIRITIPAGVENGQTIKIAGHGGAGVNGGPAGDLFIKFLVADDPRFKRQGADLFATAKIDVYTAVLGGELTIETLTGKVKLKVAPETQNGTKVKLKGKGLPVYKKEGAHGDLYITYDVQIPTNLTEKQKQLFEELAKSS, from the coding sequence ATGGCATTTATTGATTATTACAAGGTTTTAGGCCTTGATAAATCGGCATCAGATAAAGATATTAAAAACGCTTACCGTAAACTGGCGCGTAAGTACCACCCCGACCTTAACCCTAACGATGAGGAAGCCAACAAAAAATTTCAGCAGCTTAACGAAGCCAACGAGGTATTGAGCGACCCCGAAAAGCGAAAGAAATACGATAAATACGGTGAAAACTGGCAGCATGGCGAAGCTTACGAGCAAGCACAGCAACAAAGGCAACAGCGCCAGTACGGCGGCGGTGGCGGGCAGGCTTTTGATTTTGAAGGCTTTGGCAATGGCGGCGATTTCTCAGACTTTTTTCAATCAATGTTTGGGGGTGCCGCTGGCGGAGGGCGCGGCAGGCAGGCGCGTTACCGTGGTCAGGATTATAATGCAGAGTTACAGCTTGATCTTACCCAGATTGCAGAAACACATAAACAAACACTTACCGTAAACGGCAAAAACATACGCATTACCATACCGGCGGGCGTTGAAAACGGGCAAACCATAAAAATTGCAGGGCACGGGGGTGCAGGAGTAAACGGCGGTCCGGCAGGCGATCTTTTTATTAAGTTTTTGGTAGCAGATGATCCGCGTTTTAAGCGACAGGGAGCGGATCTTTTTGCAACGGCTAAAATTGATGTTTACACAGCCGTACTGGGCGGCGAACTTACCATTGAAACCCTCACCGGAAAAGTAAAACTAAAGGTAGCACCCGAAACCCAAAACGGAACCAAGGTTAAATTGAAAGGGAAAGGCTTACCTGTTTACAAAAAAGAAGGCGCCCACGGCGACCTGTACATAACCTATGATGTGCAAATACCTACCAACCTTACCGAAAAGCAAAAGCAATTATTTGAAGAACTGGCCAAATCATCATAA
- a CDS encoding glycosyltransferase family protein yields the protein MKILYAIQGTGNGHLSRSMDIVPLLQQMGDVDVLVSGNQGDLNLPFPIKYKLNGFGFIFGKSGGVDIWKSFLKSRFRKFLKEIKELPIDKYDIVVNDFEPVSAWACYLNDKPCIGLSHQAAVLNEHTPKPEESDMVGKLVLKNYAPVTAQYGFHFKKYDKKTFTPVIRQQVREQRVSNKGHYTVYLPAYDDKRLIKRLAEFPDVHWDVFSKHNSKPKQYNNIFIQPINNKAFIKSMAESEGVLCGAGFETPAEALFMKKKLLVIPMKNQYEQQLNAAALKDMGVPVIKSLKSKHHETILNWINNGEVIKVDYPDTTKEILQMVFKENGLL from the coding sequence ATGAAGATACTTTACGCTATACAAGGCACGGGTAACGGCCACCTAAGCCGTTCAATGGATATTGTGCCGCTGCTGCAGCAAATGGGCGATGTTGATGTGCTGGTGAGCGGCAATCAGGGCGACCTTAACCTACCCTTCCCCATCAAATACAAACTTAACGGCTTCGGTTTCATTTTTGGGAAATCCGGGGGCGTTGATATTTGGAAATCATTCTTAAAATCGCGTTTCCGTAAATTCCTTAAAGAGATAAAAGAACTACCCATTGATAAATACGACATTGTTGTTAACGACTTTGAACCCGTTTCTGCATGGGCATGTTACCTAAATGATAAACCCTGCATTGGGTTGAGCCATCAGGCAGCAGTGTTAAATGAGCATACGCCAAAGCCTGAGGAGTCTGACATGGTAGGAAAACTGGTGTTGAAGAACTACGCGCCGGTAACCGCCCAATATGGCTTTCACTTTAAAAAATACGACAAGAAAACTTTTACACCGGTTATTCGTCAGCAGGTGCGCGAGCAACGTGTAAGCAACAAAGGCCACTACACGGTTTACTTGCCTGCCTATGATGACAAACGCCTTATCAAACGCCTGGCCGAGTTTCCGGACGTGCACTGGGACGTTTTTTCAAAACACAACAGTAAGCCGAAACAATACAATAATATCTTTATTCAGCCCATTAACAACAAAGCATTTATAAAAAGCATGGCCGAAAGCGAAGGTGTGCTTTGCGGTGCCGGCTTTGAAACCCCTGCCGAGGCTTTGTTCATGAAAAAGAAATTACTGGTTATCCCCATGAAAAACCAGTACGAACAGCAATTGAACGCTGCCGCTTTGAAAGACATGGGCGTACCTGTTATAAAAAGCCTGAAATCAAAACACCACGAGACCATACTGAACTGGATAAACAATGGAGAGGTTATTAAAGTAGATTACCCCGATACCACAAAAGAAATTCTGCAGATGGTATTTAAGGAAAATGGATTGCTTTAA
- a CDS encoding Pr6Pr family membrane protein, with amino-acid sequence MKSKVQLAYAALLALIIWIGIILQFYISIPDYLEKGRTLGGAIVQLLSYFTIQTNLLLALLLSLLVLKPQSKLGRFFAAPHVIGAMAAYIIIVGLVYHFMLRTQFHPVGLFKTTSDIFHILSPIAFVLFWLFLVKKTRIKWINVLLWLVYPLFYTIYVLIRGAFTSYYPYNFLEVSTLGFDKVMVNCGFLLIGFIILNAVLILISRLVAKH; translated from the coding sequence ATGAAAAGCAAAGTCCAGCTTGCCTATGCAGCTCTATTAGCCTTGATCATATGGATAGGCATTATATTGCAGTTTTACATTTCTATTCCTGATTATCTGGAAAAAGGCCGCACGTTAGGCGGAGCCATAGTTCAACTGTTGAGCTACTTCACCATTCAAACCAATCTCCTGCTGGCGCTATTGTTAAGCCTTCTTGTTTTAAAGCCTCAATCAAAATTGGGCAGGTTCTTTGCTGCTCCACATGTAATTGGAGCAATGGCTGCTTATATTATTATTGTTGGTTTGGTTTATCATTTTATGCTCCGCACCCAGTTCCACCCTGTGGGTCTTTTTAAAACTACAAGCGATATTTTTCATATTTTGAGTCCGATTGCATTTGTGCTTTTCTGGTTGTTTCTCGTCAAAAAAACGCGCATCAAGTGGATCAATGTGCTGTTGTGGCTGGTATATCCCCTATTTTACACAATATATGTTTTAATACGAGGGGCATTTACAAGCTACTACCCTTACAACTTTTTAGAAGTTAGCACTTTAGGGTTTGATAAAGTGATGGTTAACTGCGGCTTTTTGTTGATAGGTTTCATTATACTTAACGCAGTTTTAATTTTGATCAGCAGGTTGGTGGCCAAACATTAA
- a CDS encoding NUDIX domain-containing protein produces the protein MPKQSAGILFYRIIADVPQVFLVHPGGPFFKNKDAGAWSIPKGEFLDDEDPLMAAKREFLEETGRTVDGDFIKLNPVKLKSGKTIYAWAVEGDIDHNKIVSNVFEIEWPPRSGKKAAFPEVDQAGWFGIEEAAVKVNEAQIGLLEELVQILSE, from the coding sequence ATGCCCAAACAAAGCGCCGGAATACTGTTTTACCGAATTATTGCCGATGTACCACAGGTTTTCCTGGTGCACCCGGGTGGCCCGTTCTTTAAAAATAAAGATGCCGGTGCATGGTCAATCCCTAAAGGTGAGTTCTTAGATGATGAAGACCCGCTGATGGCTGCCAAACGCGAGTTTTTGGAAGAAACCGGGCGAACTGTTGATGGCGATTTCATAAAGCTTAACCCGGTAAAATTAAAAAGCGGTAAAACCATATATGCCTGGGCCGTTGAAGGCGACATTGACCATAACAAAATTGTAAGCAATGTTTTCGAAATAGAATGGCCGCCACGCAGCGGCAAAAAAGCTGCTTTCCCGGAGGTTGACCAGGCAGGATGGTTTGGGATAGAGGAAGCAGCGGTAAAAGTAAATGAGGCACAGATTGGGTTGTTAGAGGAGTTGGTTCAAATATTATCCGAATAA